One Mytilus trossulus isolate FHL-02 chromosome 5, PNRI_Mtr1.1.1.hap1, whole genome shotgun sequence DNA segment encodes these proteins:
- the LOC134719054 gene encoding uncharacterized protein LOC134719054 isoform X1, with amino-acid sequence MNFYLQILLFFTIIALASSQTFRRFRAIPRRTANRYIQSRRSSSPLLGGYSPFPQFDLDFFSQPVGSSQPIIFTGDAPDIDMPDVYNPYEHLSDIDGVEYMHPGYVGGGYRAIQPMYGYYTG; translated from the exons ATGAATTTTTACCTTCAAATTCTTCTGTTTTTCACAATAATAG CACTAGCCTCATCACAAA cTTTTAGAAGATTCAGAGCAATACCAAGAAGAACAGCAA atagatatatccAAAGCAGAAGATCATCATCACCGTTAC tGGGAGGTTACTCACCTTTTCCACAATTTG atttagacTTTTTCTCTCAACCAGTTG GTAGTTCACAACCGATAATATTTACTGGAGATGCACCAGATATAGATATGCCTGATGTTT ATAATCCATATGAGCATCTAT CTGATATTGATGGGG TAGAATACATGCATCCAGGATACG TAGGAGGTGGCTACAGAGCCATACAACCAATGT ATGGATACTATACAGGGTAA
- the LOC134719054 gene encoding uncharacterized protein LOC134719054 isoform X3, which yields MNFYLQILLFFTIIALASSQTFRRFRAIPRRTANRYIQSRRSSSPLHLDFFSQPVGSSQPIIFTGDAPDIDMPDVYNPYEHLSDIDGVEYMHPGYVGGGYRAIQPMYGYYTG from the exons ATGAATTTTTACCTTCAAATTCTTCTGTTTTTCACAATAATAG CACTAGCCTCATCACAAA cTTTTAGAAGATTCAGAGCAATACCAAGAAGAACAGCAA atagatatatccAAAGCAGAAGATCATCATCACCGTTAC atttagacTTTTTCTCTCAACCAGTTG GTAGTTCACAACCGATAATATTTACTGGAGATGCACCAGATATAGATATGCCTGATGTTT ATAATCCATATGAGCATCTAT CTGATATTGATGGGG TAGAATACATGCATCCAGGATACG TAGGAGGTGGCTACAGAGCCATACAACCAATGT ATGGATACTATACAGGGTAA
- the LOC134719054 gene encoding uncharacterized protein LOC134719054 isoform X2, giving the protein MNFYLQILLFFTIIALASSQTFRRFRAIPRRTANRYIQSRRSSSPLLGGYSPFPQFGSSQPIIFTGDAPDIDMPDVYNPYEHLSDIDGVEYMHPGYVGGGYRAIQPMYGYYTG; this is encoded by the exons ATGAATTTTTACCTTCAAATTCTTCTGTTTTTCACAATAATAG CACTAGCCTCATCACAAA cTTTTAGAAGATTCAGAGCAATACCAAGAAGAACAGCAA atagatatatccAAAGCAGAAGATCATCATCACCGTTAC tGGGAGGTTACTCACCTTTTCCACAATTTG GTAGTTCACAACCGATAATATTTACTGGAGATGCACCAGATATAGATATGCCTGATGTTT ATAATCCATATGAGCATCTAT CTGATATTGATGGGG TAGAATACATGCATCCAGGATACG TAGGAGGTGGCTACAGAGCCATACAACCAATGT ATGGATACTATACAGGGTAA
- the LOC134719054 gene encoding uncharacterized protein LOC134719054 isoform X4 gives MNFYLQILLFFTIIALASSQTFRRFRAIPRRTANRYIQSRRSSSPLRSSQPIIFTGDAPDIDMPDVYNPYEHLSDIDGVEYMHPGYVGGGYRAIQPMYGYYTG, from the exons ATGAATTTTTACCTTCAAATTCTTCTGTTTTTCACAATAATAG CACTAGCCTCATCACAAA cTTTTAGAAGATTCAGAGCAATACCAAGAAGAACAGCAA atagatatatccAAAGCAGAAGATCATCATCACCGTTAC GTAGTTCACAACCGATAATATTTACTGGAGATGCACCAGATATAGATATGCCTGATGTTT ATAATCCATATGAGCATCTAT CTGATATTGATGGGG TAGAATACATGCATCCAGGATACG TAGGAGGTGGCTACAGAGCCATACAACCAATGT ATGGATACTATACAGGGTAA